Proteins encoded in a region of the Streptomyces sp. NBC_00258 genome:
- a CDS encoding calcium-binding protein: MNRRRSLTGRAALALAAALALVVALPSGALAAPGDLDPAFGNGGKVHIDRGYYAEGQDVVLQPDGKIVSVGTNMDAGWLTPDFSVMRHHADGRLDTAFGDEGEVITDFGEGEDLAQAVALQPDGKIVVVGRTGVPDGGCCWFTVARYLANGSLDTSFSGNGWVRADFGDNGASDAQAVVVQPDGKIVAAGQSGGDFAVVRYLANGSLDTGFGDGGRVLTPFAGGAYGHDMALQPDGRIVVAGNAGSPAIDFALVRYTTDGSLDTTFGADGRVTTPLNGDDSARAVAVQSDGRIVAAGFSNYDLALTRYTANGSLDTGFGTGGRVTTDFDGTVDRAFDLALQPDGRIVTGGLSNADLAVVRHQANGSLDTGFGAGGRASADFLGFFDEAHAVAVQPDGKIVAFGSSGDERALVRFLGGPGSPPPAGADVSVTKTGPATVTIGDRATYTVTVTNNSTSTAATSVTLTDTLTGPAASVVSATPGQGTCTTSTTGAACALGTLAPGAVATVIVVTEPRATGTLSDRATAGATQTDPTPGNNSATATTTVNNTRGCTCIGTSGNDTLNGTSGNDVICALGGDDTVSASYGNDTVYGGHGNDRLDGGFSDDTLNGGPGNDNLIGNYGNDRLNTVDNVSGNDTANGGPGTDTCTTDSGDTRISCP; encoded by the coding sequence GTGAACCGTCGCCGCTCGCTCACGGGGCGGGCCGCCCTCGCGCTCGCCGCGGCGCTGGCGCTGGTGGTGGCCCTGCCGAGCGGTGCCCTCGCCGCACCCGGTGATCTGGATCCCGCCTTCGGCAACGGCGGCAAGGTCCACATCGACCGGGGCTACTACGCGGAGGGCCAGGACGTCGTCCTCCAGCCCGACGGGAAGATCGTCAGCGTCGGAACCAACATGGACGCCGGGTGGCTGACGCCCGACTTCTCCGTGATGCGCCACCACGCCGACGGCCGCCTCGACACCGCGTTCGGCGACGAGGGTGAGGTGATCACCGACTTCGGCGAGGGAGAGGACCTGGCGCAGGCCGTCGCTCTCCAGCCCGACGGGAAGATCGTCGTGGTCGGCCGGACCGGCGTGCCGGACGGGGGCTGCTGCTGGTTCACGGTCGCCCGCTACCTCGCGAACGGCAGCCTGGACACGAGCTTCAGCGGGAACGGCTGGGTCCGGGCCGACTTCGGTGACAACGGCGCCTCGGACGCCCAGGCCGTCGTGGTCCAGCCCGACGGGAAGATCGTCGCCGCGGGCCAGAGCGGCGGCGACTTCGCCGTCGTCCGCTACCTCGCGAACGGCAGCCTCGACACCGGCTTCGGCGACGGCGGCCGGGTGCTCACCCCCTTCGCCGGGGGCGCGTACGGACACGACATGGCGCTGCAGCCGGACGGCCGGATCGTCGTCGCGGGCAACGCGGGAAGCCCCGCCATCGACTTCGCGCTCGTCCGCTACACCACCGACGGCAGTCTCGACACGACCTTCGGGGCCGACGGCCGGGTCACCACTCCGCTCAACGGGGACGACTCGGCGCGCGCGGTCGCGGTGCAGTCCGACGGCCGTATCGTCGCGGCCGGATTCAGCAACTACGACCTCGCGCTGACCCGCTACACCGCCAACGGGAGCCTCGACACGGGCTTCGGCACAGGCGGCCGGGTCACCACCGACTTCGACGGCACCGTGGACCGCGCCTTCGACCTCGCCCTCCAGCCCGACGGCCGTATCGTCACCGGCGGCCTCAGCAACGCCGACCTCGCGGTGGTCCGCCACCAGGCGAACGGCAGCCTGGACACCGGCTTCGGCGCCGGCGGCAGGGCGTCCGCCGACTTCCTCGGCTTCTTCGACGAGGCGCACGCCGTCGCCGTACAGCCCGACGGGAAGATCGTCGCGTTCGGCAGCAGCGGCGACGAGCGCGCCCTGGTCCGCTTCCTGGGCGGCCCGGGCAGCCCGCCGCCCGCGGGCGCGGACGTGTCGGTCACCAAGACCGGCCCCGCCACGGTCACCATCGGCGACCGGGCCACGTACACCGTGACGGTCACCAACAACAGCACCTCGACCGCCGCCACGAGCGTCACCCTCACCGACACACTCACCGGGCCCGCCGCCTCGGTGGTCTCGGCGACGCCGGGCCAGGGCACCTGCACGACCAGTACCACCGGCGCGGCCTGCGCCCTCGGCACCCTCGCCCCCGGAGCGGTCGCCACGGTGATCGTCGTCACCGAGCCGAGAGCCACCGGCACCCTCTCCGACCGGGCCACCGCCGGGGCCACCCAGACCGACCCGACCCCCGGCAACAACAGCGCCACGGCGACCACCACGGTCAACAACACCCGCGGCTGCACATGCATCGGCACCAGCGGCAACGACACCCTGAACGGCACCAGCGGCAACGACGTGATCTGCGCCCTCGGCGGCGACGACACCGTGAGCGCGAGCTACGGCAACGACACCGTGTACGGCGGACACGGGAACGACCGTCTCGACGGCGGCTTCAGCGACGACACCCTGAACGGCGGCCCGGGCAACGACAACCTGATCGGCAACTACGGCAACGACCGCCTCAACACCGTGGACAACGTGTCCGGCAACGACACGGCCAACGGAGGCCCCGGCACGGACACCTGCACGACGGACTCGGGGGACACCCGCATCAGCTGCCCCTAG
- a CDS encoding TetR/AcrR family transcriptional regulator: protein MPRTRGRAPDGKWRADALSREVIVGAAVGLLDELGERGLTFRLLAKELNTGLGALYWHVANKDELVALAADQVLGDAFAADLRPEEGAGSGLRALAVAVFDALDRHPWAASHVNAPPTLANALHLLDRIGTLVARTGLPAERHFAVSTAISYYITGVSAQIVAPRATIDAATGRDDFLARTAEDWGKLDPADYPFLTRTTADLRDHDDRDQFTTGLDLLLDGLNATADPRPPT, encoded by the coding sequence ATGCCACGGACACGAGGAAGAGCACCCGATGGGAAATGGCGTGCCGATGCCCTTTCGCGAGAGGTCATCGTCGGTGCGGCCGTCGGGCTGCTGGACGAGCTCGGCGAGCGGGGACTCACCTTCCGGCTGCTGGCCAAAGAGCTGAACACCGGACTGGGCGCGCTGTACTGGCATGTGGCGAACAAGGACGAACTCGTCGCCCTGGCCGCCGATCAGGTGCTCGGCGACGCCTTCGCCGCGGACCTGCGCCCCGAGGAAGGCGCCGGCTCCGGACTGCGCGCGCTCGCCGTCGCCGTCTTCGATGCCCTCGACCGGCACCCGTGGGCAGCGTCCCACGTCAACGCGCCGCCCACGCTGGCGAACGCACTGCACCTGCTCGACCGCATCGGCACCCTTGTCGCACGAACCGGGCTGCCCGCCGAACGGCATTTCGCGGTCTCCACCGCGATCTCCTACTACATCACCGGTGTCAGCGCCCAGATCGTCGCCCCACGCGCCACCATCGACGCGGCCACCGGCCGCGACGACTTCCTCGCCCGGACCGCCGAAGACTGGGGAAAACTCGACCCCGCCGACTACCCCTTCCTGACACGCACCACCGCGGACCTGCGCGACCACGACGACCGTGACCAGTTCACCACCGGCCTCGACCTGCTCCTCGACGGCCTGAACGCGACCGCTGACCCACGACCGCCCACGTGA
- a CDS encoding FAD-dependent oxidoreductase, whose protein sequence is MNTRHHSIAIVGAGLGGLTLARVLHVHGIPATVYEADPSEKSRTQGGQLDIHEDDGQRALADAGLTDEFRAIIHEGAEAARVLDRHGKLLHDEPDDGAARRPEVLRGDLRRILLDSLPDRTVQWGRKVAGVRSLGDGRHELTFADGSTVTSGLVVGADGAWSKVRPLLSDARPEYIGTTFIETYLYDVDERHSATAKTVGVGAMYALTPGKGIIAHREAGDILHTYVELNRPAEWIAGIDFTDAAAATARIAAEFDGWAPELTALITDGETAPVARMLHTLPDGHRWDRVPGVTLLGDAAHLMPPSGDGANLAMFDGAELARAIAAHPDDVEAALAAYEEALFPRSEAFYADAHETLDLCLGERAPYGLIDLFRG, encoded by the coding sequence ATGAACACCCGCCACCACTCGATTGCCATCGTCGGCGCCGGCCTCGGCGGACTGACCCTCGCCCGGGTCCTGCACGTCCACGGCATCCCCGCAACGGTCTACGAGGCCGATCCCTCGGAGAAGTCCCGCACGCAGGGGGGCCAGCTCGACATCCATGAGGACGACGGGCAGCGTGCGCTCGCCGACGCCGGCCTCACCGACGAGTTCCGCGCGATCATCCACGAAGGCGCCGAGGCGGCGCGCGTGCTCGACCGGCACGGCAAGCTGCTGCACGACGAGCCCGACGACGGCGCGGCGCGGCGTCCCGAAGTGCTCCGCGGAGACCTGCGCCGGATCCTGCTCGACTCCCTGCCCGACCGGACGGTCCAGTGGGGCCGCAAGGTCGCCGGTGTCCGCTCCCTCGGTGACGGACGGCACGAGCTGACCTTCGCCGACGGCTCCACCGTGACCAGCGGCCTTGTGGTCGGTGCCGACGGCGCCTGGTCGAAGGTCCGTCCACTGCTCTCCGACGCCAGGCCCGAGTACATCGGCACGACGTTCATCGAGACCTACCTGTACGACGTCGACGAGCGGCACTCCGCGACGGCGAAAACGGTCGGTGTCGGCGCGATGTACGCGCTGACCCCGGGCAAGGGGATCATCGCGCACCGCGAGGCGGGAGACATCCTGCACACCTACGTCGAGCTGAACCGCCCGGCCGAGTGGATCGCCGGCATCGACTTCACCGACGCCGCCGCAGCGACCGCTCGGATCGCGGCCGAGTTCGACGGGTGGGCCCCGGAACTCACCGCGCTGATCACCGACGGCGAGACCGCTCCGGTCGCGCGCATGCTTCACACCCTTCCGGACGGGCACCGATGGGACCGCGTGCCCGGGGTGACGCTCCTCGGGGATGCCGCGCACCTGATGCCGCCGTCCGGCGACGGCGCGAACCTGGCCATGTTCGACGGCGCCGAACTCGCCAGGGCCATAGCCGCGCACCCGGACGACGTCGAAGCGGCTCTCGCCGCCTACGAAGAGGCGCTGTTCCCCCGCAGTGAAGCCTTCTACGCCGACGCCCACGAGACTCTGGACCTCTGCCTCGGAGAGCGTGCACCGTACGGACTCATCGACCTCTTCAGGGGCTGA
- a CDS encoding helix-turn-helix domain-containing protein, which produces MSGGALHVHQATVGELQTAASTVLAPLAVTAPRAGAGTGVGAGEFRADIDAAAVGRAAVARIRGSGHLVQRSARAISSTDPELLKITLHGSPEPAAADQGGNQSRAHSGDFVVFDMTRPYRLAVADGCDVMAVGISRTELGRHADSVAARAARRLPADTGAQAVLAMFLQGLGRHLDELAGPAQTHAGDALVSLLLAAFTETEPGRTDTATELVDRIRVYALANISDPSLCVDSVAAAHGISARQLHRLFHRAGAPFAAWLRGERLARIRRDLLDPAHDGRTTAAVAARWGLHDPRHLSRALKSQCGRTARELRLERR; this is translated from the coding sequence ATGAGCGGTGGCGCCTTGCACGTACACCAGGCCACTGTGGGCGAGTTACAGACGGCCGCGTCCACGGTCCTCGCGCCACTCGCGGTGACTGCCCCAAGAGCGGGGGCAGGTACGGGAGTTGGAGCGGGCGAGTTCCGGGCCGACATCGACGCGGCGGCGGTCGGGCGCGCGGCGGTGGCGCGAATCCGGGGTTCCGGACATCTGGTCCAGCGGTCGGCGCGGGCGATCTCGTCCACCGATCCCGAGTTGCTGAAGATCACGCTGCACGGATCGCCCGAGCCCGCCGCGGCGGATCAGGGCGGCAATCAATCCCGGGCACACAGCGGCGACTTCGTGGTCTTCGACATGACGCGCCCGTACCGATTAGCCGTCGCCGACGGCTGTGACGTCATGGCCGTCGGCATCTCGCGCACCGAACTGGGGCGGCACGCCGACTCGGTGGCCGCCCGGGCGGCCCGTCGTCTGCCGGCCGACACCGGTGCGCAGGCGGTGCTCGCCATGTTCCTCCAGGGGCTCGGCCGCCATCTCGACGAACTGGCGGGACCGGCCCAGACCCACGCGGGGGACGCCCTGGTGTCCCTCCTCCTCGCGGCCTTCACGGAGACCGAGCCGGGCCGGACGGACACGGCCACCGAACTGGTCGACCGCATCCGCGTCTACGCGCTGGCGAACATCTCCGACCCGTCCCTGTGCGTCGACTCGGTCGCGGCGGCCCACGGCATCTCGGCCCGCCAGCTGCACCGCCTCTTCCACCGCGCCGGCGCCCCCTTCGCGGCCTGGCTCCGCGGCGAACGCCTCGCCCGCATCCGCCGCGACCTCCTCGACCCCGCCCACGACGGCCGCACGACGGCCGCCGTCGCCGCCCGCTGGGGCCTCCACGACCCACGCCACCTGTCCCGCGCCCTCAAGTCCCAGTGCGGCAGAACGGCCCGCGAGCTGCGCCTGGAAAGGCGGTGA
- a CDS encoding PHP domain-containing protein, giving the protein MGHSHGHGHHHHHDHDHGHEGGTALPAAFDTSVPDEALTPDQRSRRSMLRRAGLLGAGLATAGVLGGATSGTAAAAQPASGGRRKKGFLWLAGDHHIHTQYSSDGKYRVVDQVRQGAKHGMDWLVITDHGSVAHAKIGVDKVNPDIKAARDAYEDTLVFQGLEWNIPGAEHGTVFVHPGRNEVSVLKQFETDYDGSVKNASGSSPANEALAIAGLAFLGDQVKRRKVKDALMLANHPARRGVDSPHEIRAWRDATPASHQIAVGFEGAPGHQAAGLPAPLGMGRARGIYDNNPGVDSFAGYPPESYRTWGGFDWMTATVGGLWDSLLAEGKAWWISANSDSHQVYADTAARGGGDFNANGRYDDPVYAGKIDITQGDYWPGQYSRTHVGSDGFSYAAVMDGIRAGRVWVDHGQLLSGLDVRLSGGSRWATLGGALHVKKGTNVTLTVDIALADGPNWAGFVPKLARVDVIQGDVTGPVADKDTFTAPTAKVVKSYEVNKSTGTARITYSLGRVDRPLYVRLRGSDGKRSAVGSRGAAVDPAGPAIDVVGDADPWNDLWFYSNPVWVLPA; this is encoded by the coding sequence ATGGGGCACAGCCACGGGCACGGGCACCACCACCATCACGACCACGACCACGGTCATGAGGGCGGTACGGCGCTGCCCGCAGCCTTCGACACCTCCGTACCCGACGAGGCCCTGACGCCCGACCAGCGGTCGCGCCGCTCCATGCTGCGCCGCGCGGGCCTGCTCGGCGCGGGCCTGGCGACCGCCGGAGTCCTCGGCGGCGCGACGAGCGGGACGGCGGCCGCCGCCCAGCCGGCGTCCGGAGGCCGGAGAAAGAAGGGCTTCCTCTGGCTGGCGGGCGACCACCACATCCACACGCAGTACAGCAGCGACGGCAAGTACCGCGTCGTCGACCAGGTCCGCCAGGGCGCCAAGCACGGCATGGACTGGCTGGTCATCACCGACCACGGCAGCGTCGCGCACGCCAAGATCGGTGTGGACAAGGTCAACCCGGACATCAAGGCGGCCCGTGACGCCTATGAGGACACCCTCGTCTTCCAGGGTCTGGAGTGGAACATCCCGGGCGCCGAGCACGGCACGGTCTTCGTGCACCCCGGCAGGAACGAGGTCTCCGTCCTCAAGCAGTTCGAGACCGACTACGACGGCAGCGTCAAGAACGCCTCCGGCTCCTCGCCCGCCAACGAGGCGCTCGCCATCGCGGGTCTCGCCTTCCTCGGCGACCAGGTGAAGCGGCGCAAGGTGAAGGACGCGCTGATGCTCGCCAACCACCCGGCGCGCCGCGGTGTCGACTCCCCGCACGAGATCCGCGCCTGGCGCGACGCGACGCCCGCGAGCCACCAGATCGCCGTCGGCTTCGAGGGTGCGCCCGGCCACCAGGCGGCCGGTCTGCCCGCGCCCCTCGGCATGGGCCGGGCCCGGGGCATCTACGACAACAACCCCGGCGTCGACTCCTTCGCCGGCTACCCGCCGGAGAGCTACCGCACCTGGGGCGGCTTCGACTGGATGACCGCCACCGTCGGCGGCCTGTGGGACAGCCTGCTCGCCGAGGGCAAGGCCTGGTGGATCAGCGCCAACTCCGACTCGCACCAGGTCTACGCGGACACCGCCGCGCGAGGCGGCGGCGACTTCAACGCCAACGGCCGCTACGACGACCCCGTCTACGCCGGCAAGATCGACATCACCCAGGGCGACTACTGGCCCGGCCAGTACAGCCGCACCCACGTCGGCTCCGACGGCTTCTCGTACGCCGCCGTCATGGACGGCATCCGGGCCGGCCGCGTCTGGGTCGACCACGGCCAGCTCCTCAGCGGCCTCGACGTCCGCCTCTCCGGCGGCAGCCGCTGGGCCACCCTCGGCGGCGCACTGCACGTCAAGAAGGGCACGAACGTCACGCTCACCGTGGACATCGCCCTCGCCGACGGCCCCAACTGGGCTGGTTTCGTGCCGAAGTTGGCCCGTGTGGACGTCATCCAGGGTGACGTCACAGGACCGGTCGCGGACAAGGACACCTTCACCGCGCCGACCGCCAAGGTCGTCAAGTCGTACGAGGTCAACAAGTCCACGGGCACGGCCCGGATCACGTACTCCCTCGGCCGCGTCGACCGCCCGCTGTACGTCCGCCTGCGCGGCTCCGACGGCAAGCGGTCCGCCGTCGGCTCGCGGGGTGCGGCGGTAGACCCCGCGGGCCCGGCGATCGACGTCGTCGGCGACGCAGACCCGTGGAACGACCTGTGGTTCTACTCGAACCCCGTGTGGGTCCTGCCCGCGTGA
- a CDS encoding jacalin-like lectin — MRRLIGSLMAGALAFAGLTAVTSTPAAAAAPSSGTFNVLTYNVAGLPEGLSSGSPEKNTPLISPRLGAYDIVNVQEDFNYHAALYAGDNHPYRTATSGGVPFGDGLNTLSDYAFDDFQRVRWNDCTGTNCLTPKGFSLARVRLAEGVFVDLYNVHTNADSTDDALAARRKNVEQLSAFITANSSGNAVIVMGDTNTRYTRAGDNIRLLASENGLTDAWVQQVRGGNAPAQGSDAIVCPTTVPTNDCEVVDKVLYRGSDLVNLSATRYNNDWAKFLDSAGGNLSDHFPHAVDFSWTLPAKLRASDTFGGPHGTAFNDADDLPATPSPRTLTLRGASRLDAVSLTLDGGTSLPHGGTGGTAASLTLAAGEHLTSVKLTRGQKDGRTRVFSAAFTTDRSRTVAAGSATSDAVTYTAPAGWQIVGFTGRSGEEIDKLGVVYAPIG; from the coding sequence ATGAGAAGACTCATAGGCTCCCTGATGGCCGGCGCGCTGGCCTTCGCCGGGCTCACCGCCGTCACTTCGACGCCCGCCGCGGCCGCGGCCCCCTCCTCCGGCACCTTCAACGTCCTCACGTACAACGTCGCGGGCCTCCCGGAGGGGCTGAGCTCCGGCAGTCCGGAGAAGAACACCCCGCTGATCTCGCCGCGCCTCGGGGCGTACGACATCGTCAACGTGCAGGAGGACTTCAACTACCACGCGGCGCTGTACGCGGGCGACAACCACCCGTACCGCACGGCGACCAGCGGCGGTGTGCCCTTCGGTGACGGGCTCAACACCCTCTCGGACTACGCGTTCGACGATTTCCAGCGCGTGAGGTGGAACGACTGCACCGGCACCAACTGCCTTACGCCCAAGGGCTTTTCGCTCGCCCGGGTCCGGCTGGCCGAGGGCGTCTTCGTCGACCTCTACAACGTGCACACGAACGCGGACTCCACGGACGACGCCCTCGCCGCCCGCCGCAAGAACGTCGAGCAGCTCTCGGCCTTCATCACGGCCAACTCCTCGGGCAACGCGGTGATCGTCATGGGCGACACCAACACCCGCTACACCCGCGCGGGCGACAACATCCGCCTGCTGGCGAGCGAGAACGGTCTGACGGACGCGTGGGTCCAGCAGGTGCGCGGCGGCAACGCCCCGGCCCAGGGCAGCGACGCGATCGTCTGCCCCACCACCGTGCCGACGAACGACTGCGAGGTCGTGGACAAGGTCCTCTACCGGGGCAGCGACCTGGTGAACCTCTCCGCCACCCGCTACAACAACGACTGGGCGAAGTTCCTGGACTCGGCGGGCGGCAACCTCTCCGACCACTTCCCGCACGCCGTCGACTTCTCCTGGACGCTGCCCGCGAAGCTCCGGGCGAGCGACACGTTCGGCGGCCCGCACGGCACGGCCTTCAACGACGCGGACGACCTTCCGGCCACGCCCTCGCCTCGCACGCTGACGCTGCGCGGTGCCTCCCGCCTGGACGCGGTGTCGCTCACGCTCGACGGCGGTACGTCCCTGCCCCACGGCGGCACGGGCGGTACGGCCGCCTCGCTCACCCTCGCCGCCGGTGAGCACCTCACCTCGGTCAAGCTCACCCGGGGCCAGAAGGACGGCCGGACCCGGGTCTTCTCGGCGGCCTTCACCACCGACAGGTCCCGTACGGTGGCGGCCGGTTCGGCAACGTCCGACGCGGTGACGTACACGGCCCCGGCCGGCTGGCAGATCGTCGGCTTCACGGGCCGCTCCGGCGAGGAGATCGACAAGCTGGGTGTGGTGTACGCGCCGATCGGCTGA
- a CDS encoding GDSL-type esterase/lipase family protein codes for MNTDHDWITTPVTADMLRGFLDVEPTAHGLLPHRLPARARRQIPDDQLAVAEAQPSGVRLVFRTRATVIELDTLPTKRVYRGFPAPADGVYDLLVDGRLAAQATVAGGNLRTIVDMVTQAAELTEGPAGTARFTELPAREKDVEIWLPHTEITELIALRTDAPVEPAPDSGRKVWLHHGSSISHGSNAAHPTAIWPALAASRGGVELVNLGFGGSALLDPFTARAMRDTPADLISLKIGINIVNADAMRLRAFTPAVHGFLDTVREGHPTTPLLVVSPVLCPVQEDTPGPLAPDLDGGTLRFKATGDPAERAAGRLTLNVIRDELARTVAQRAADDPNLHYLDGRDLYGEKDYAEFPLPDEVHPDPAGHRRIGENFARLAFGEGGPFATGTG; via the coding sequence ATGAACACCGATCACGACTGGATCACCACACCTGTCACCGCGGACATGCTGCGCGGTTTCCTCGACGTGGAGCCGACCGCACACGGCCTGCTGCCTCATCGCCTGCCCGCTCGGGCCCGTCGGCAGATCCCCGACGACCAACTCGCCGTGGCCGAGGCCCAGCCCTCCGGCGTGCGGCTGGTCTTCCGCACCAGGGCCACCGTCATCGAACTGGACACACTGCCCACCAAGCGGGTCTACCGAGGCTTCCCGGCCCCGGCGGACGGTGTGTACGACCTGCTGGTCGACGGCCGTCTCGCCGCCCAGGCCACGGTGGCCGGCGGCAACCTGCGCACGATCGTCGACATGGTCACCCAGGCCGCCGAACTGACCGAGGGGCCCGCCGGCACCGCCCGGTTCACCGAACTGCCCGCGCGTGAAAAGGACGTCGAGATCTGGCTTCCGCACACGGAGATCACCGAGTTGATCGCCCTGCGCACCGATGCGCCCGTCGAGCCGGCGCCGGACAGCGGCCGCAAGGTGTGGCTGCACCACGGCAGTTCGATCAGTCATGGCTCGAACGCGGCCCACCCGACCGCCATTTGGCCGGCCCTGGCCGCGAGCCGGGGCGGGGTGGAACTGGTCAACCTGGGCTTCGGCGGCAGCGCGCTGCTCGACCCGTTCACCGCGCGCGCGATGCGGGACACTCCCGCGGACCTGATCAGTCTCAAGATCGGCATCAACATCGTCAACGCCGACGCGATGCGCCTGCGCGCCTTCACCCCCGCGGTCCACGGCTTCCTCGACACCGTCCGCGAGGGCCATCCGACCACCCCGCTGCTGGTCGTGTCCCCCGTCCTGTGCCCGGTCCAGGAGGACACTCCCGGCCCCCTCGCGCCCGACCTCGACGGCGGAACCCTGCGGTTCAAGGCCACGGGCGACCCCGCCGAACGTGCCGCCGGGCGCCTGACGCTCAACGTCATCCGCGACGAACTCGCCCGGACCGTCGCACAGCGGGCGGCCGACGACCCGAACCTGCACTACCTCGACGGCCGTGACCTCTACGGTGAGAAGGACTACGCCGAGTTCCCGCTGCCCGACGAGGTCCACCCCGACCCCGCGGGACACCGCCGCATCGGCGAGAACTTCGCACGGCTCGCGTTCGGTGAGGGCGGCCCCTTCGCCACCGGGACCGGATGA
- a CDS encoding TetR/AcrR family transcriptional regulator, whose product MVRVGLTTERLTRAGAELADEVGFDHVTVSELARRFDVKVASLYSHVKNSHDLKTRIALFALEELADRVAAALAGRAGRDALAAFADAYRDYAREYPGRYDAARFRLDPETAAASAGVRHAQMTRAILRGYDLTEPDQTHAVRMLGSVFHGYVSLEMAGGFSHTAVPSQESWAWTLDSLDTLLRNWTAH is encoded by the coding sequence ATGGTTCGAGTAGGGCTGACCACGGAGCGCCTGACCCGGGCGGGGGCGGAGCTGGCCGACGAGGTCGGCTTCGACCACGTGACCGTCTCGGAACTCGCCCGGCGATTCGACGTCAAGGTCGCGAGTCTGTACTCGCACGTGAAGAACTCGCACGACCTCAAGACCCGGATCGCCCTGTTCGCGCTGGAGGAACTCGCCGACCGGGTCGCCGCCGCCCTCGCCGGGCGGGCCGGCAGGGACGCCCTGGCCGCCTTCGCGGATGCCTACCGCGACTACGCCCGGGAGTACCCCGGTCGCTACGACGCCGCCCGGTTCAGGCTCGACCCCGAGACGGCGGCCGCCAGCGCCGGCGTCCGGCACGCGCAGATGACACGGGCGATCCTCCGCGGCTACGACCTGACGGAACCGGACCAGACACACGCGGTCCGGATGCTGGGCAGCGTCTTCCACGGCTACGTGAGCCTGGAGATGGCCGGAGGCTTCAGCCACACCGCTGTCCCCTCGCAGGAGTCCTGGGCCTGGACCCTGGACTCCCTCGACACCCTGCTGCGCAACTGGACCGCGCACTGA
- a CDS encoding FBP domain-containing protein, with the protein MKPLTEQEIRTAFVNCTKGESKRLSVPRDLAERPWDELDFLGWRDPQAPDRAYLATELDGRPVALALRGTGASSWQTRRSMCSICLTTHTGGVSLLVAAKAGRAGQQGNSVGAYMCSDLACPLYVRGRKDAGVGARLPESLTLEEKIQRTVANLAAFIAKVTA; encoded by the coding sequence ATGAAGCCGCTGACCGAGCAAGAGATCCGTACCGCGTTCGTGAACTGCACCAAGGGCGAGTCGAAGCGCCTGTCCGTCCCCCGCGACCTGGCCGAACGGCCGTGGGACGAGCTGGACTTCCTCGGCTGGCGCGACCCACAGGCCCCCGACCGTGCCTACCTCGCCACCGAGCTGGACGGCCGTCCGGTGGCGCTCGCGCTGCGCGGCACCGGCGCCTCCTCCTGGCAGACGCGGCGCAGCATGTGCTCGATATGCCTGACCACCCACACCGGGGGCGTCTCGCTGCTCGTCGCCGCGAAGGCGGGCAGGGCCGGGCAGCAGGGCAATTCCGTGGGCGCCTACATGTGCAGCGACCTCGCCTGCCCGCTGTACGTGCGGGGCAGGAAGGACGCGGGCGTCGGCGCGCGGCTCCCCGAGTCGCTCACCCTGGAGGAGAAGATCCAGCGGACCGTCGCGAATCTCGCCGCGTTCATCGCAAAGGTCACCGCATGA
- a CDS encoding TetR/AcrR family transcriptional regulator → MARAGITADRLVEAAADLADEVGFEGVTLSALARRFGVKDASLYSHVRSLHDLRTRVALLAGGEMVDRISTAVAGRAGKDALAAFADAYREYALERPGRYAATQIRIDQALVASSPVFARTGEVTYGMLRAYGLDEPDLTDAVRLLRSTFHGYCALEASGGFGAARDVQTSWNRTVEALHVLLENWPTANAP, encoded by the coding sequence ATGGCCCGTGCCGGGATCACGGCCGACCGTCTCGTCGAGGCCGCCGCCGACCTCGCGGACGAGGTCGGCTTCGAGGGCGTCACGCTGTCCGCGCTGGCCCGGCGGTTCGGTGTGAAGGACGCGAGCCTGTACTCGCACGTCAGGAGCCTGCACGACCTGCGCACCCGGGTCGCGCTCCTCGCGGGCGGCGAGATGGTCGACCGGATCTCCACGGCGGTGGCCGGAAGGGCCGGCAAGGACGCCCTGGCCGCCTTCGCCGACGCCTACCGGGAGTACGCGCTGGAGCGGCCGGGGCGTTACGCGGCCACGCAGATCCGTATCGACCAGGCCCTCGTCGCCTCCTCCCCCGTCTTCGCCCGGACCGGCGAGGTCACGTACGGGATGCTCCGCGCGTACGGCCTCGACGAACCCGATCTCACCGACGCCGTCCGCCTGTTGAGAAGCACCTTCCACGGCTACTGCGCCCTGGAGGCCTCCGGCGGCTTCGGCGCCGCCCGTGACGTACAGACGTCCTGGAACCGGACGGTCGAGGCCCTCCATGTGCTGCTGGAGAACTGGCCGACGGCGAACGCCCCGTAG